A part of Brassica rapa cultivar Chiifu-401-42 chromosome A05, CAAS_Brap_v3.01, whole genome shotgun sequence genomic DNA contains:
- the LOC103867829 gene encoding uncharacterized protein LOC103867829, with product MADPLKLMFDELGVCTEEALFYLEGFRWDLNAATEACRTKTLPSPAQPPSSENQRTAAEEQSRNEKISSFIDLSHGSASVADATKYLSDNNWSLEHAARAFCEHRFDKPEKKSKPMPLSHDGGDTEPQVHSTSTNLRIESPPWVSTAPFRLAQQRINHFHDVVSAASAKAVIDCLNYCKGDVDAAIFYFDDVYSKKLPDEIKEELIASFSSTTGETRQVAKVYLEQYMWDLRQAVDSFFEHSDSEKQTSALNNRDPPLEEGGEGDVTVAIPGMASSQADGEAVEEGSSTETVPDPIMITISLADTSGVSLELPFTSDQTVRDIRNAIDQRYPNNDRGYFLQSGDGVDYMDWNVTVYRVTRGESTTLFQIYP from the exons ATGGCTGATCCGTTGAAACTAATGTTTGACGAACTAGGAGTCTGCACAGAAGAAGCGCTATTCTACCTCGAAGGATTCCGATGGGATCTAAACGCAGCGACGGAGGCTTGCCGCACCAAAACATTACCGTCGCCGGCTCAACCTCCGTCGTCGGAGAACCAGAGAACCGCGGCGGAGGAACAAAGCAGAAACGAGAAGATCTCGAGCTTCATAGACCTTTCTCATGGATCGGCGTCTGTGGCCGACGCAACAAAGTACCTCAGCGACAACAATTGGAGCCTAGAGCACGCCGCCCGCGCTTTCTGTGAACACCGCTTTGATAAACCTGAGAAGAAGTCGAAACCCATGCCGTTATCTCACGACGGTGGTGATACTGAGCCGCAGGTTCATAGTACCTCGACAAATCTCAGAATCGAGAGCCCTCCTTGGGTTAG TACGGCGCCGTTTAGACTGGCACAGCAAAGAATAAACCACTTCCACGATGTCGTTTCTGCTGCCTCTGCAAAAGCCGTAATCGATTGCCTCAACTACTGCAAGGGGGATGTAGATGCCGCCATCTTCTATTTCGATGACGTTTACAGTAAAAAG TTACCTGATGAGATCAAGGAAGAGCTCATCGCTTCATTCTCTTCGACCACTGGAGAGACTAGACAAGTTGCAAAAGTTTACCTGGAACAGTATATGTGGGATCTACGCCAAGCCGTCGACTCTTTCTTTGAACATAGTGACTCGGAGAAACAAACATCTGCGTTGAATAACAGAGATCCGCCACTTGAAGAGGGTGGTGAAGGAGACGTCACAGTGGCTATACCTGGGATGGCGTCATCTCAAGCGGAT GGTGAGGCTGTAGAGGAAGGTTCAAGCACGGAGACAGTCCCTGATCCTATTATGATAACTATCTCCTTGGCAGATACGTCTGGGGTATCGCTGGAGCTTCCTTTTACATCAGACCAAACCGTAAGAGACATCCGCAATGCCATTGACCAGCGATATCCAAATAACGACAGGGGCTACTTTTTGCAATCGGGGGATGGAGTAGACTACATGGATTGGAATGTAACTGTATACAGAGTTACTAGGGGTGAATCTACAACTCTTTTCCAGATCTACCCCTAG
- the LOC117134088 gene encoding uncharacterized protein LOC117134088 gives MADPLKQICDELGVCKEEALFYLEGFRWDLNAAMEACRTKTLPSPAPAQPPSSENERTAAEEQRRNDKIARVIVATGATVKEARSYLSRENWNVDNVCLSFSGNEGPDTMHDIFSKVPPFHSTSTKLRIGSPPSASTPPLELKPESIKRFRNVVSDASSQAVIDCLNDCKGNAEHAIQYFYDVYSLKNETPPESLPDEIKEELMASFSSTTGEIRQVAKVYLEQYEWNLVVAVDSFFKHSDSDKQTSALNNRGPPLPTETQKSLEEAGEGDVRVAVPGMASSQVDDKAVEEGSSAETVPDPFANRDRTTVDTQAAPSTIMITIRLADGIGTTLELPFRSNQTISDIRNAIDQRYPDNDRGYNLQSMDGVDYMDWNVTVYRVTRHDSRTLMQIYP, from the exons ATGGCTGATCCGTTGAAGCAAATCTGCGACGAACTAGGAGTCTGCAAAGAAGAAGCGCTATTCTACCTCGAAGGATTCCGATGGGATCTAAACGCAGCGATGGAGGCTTGCCGCACCAAAACCTTGCCGTCGCCGGCGCCGGCTCAACCTCCGTCGTCGGAGAACGAGAGAACCGCGGCGGAGGAACAAAGGAGAAACGATAAGATCGCAAGAGTCATAGTCGCAACAGGAGCGACTGTAAAGGAAGCGAGATCTTACCTCAGCCGCGAAAACTGGAACGTAGACAATGTGTGCCTCTCTTTCTCAGGGAATGAAGGACCGGACACGATGCATGACATTTTTAGTAAAGTGCCGCCGTTTCATAGTACCTCGACGAAGCTCAGAATCGGGAGCCCTCCTTCTGCTAG TACGCCACCGCTTGAATTGAAACCGGAAAGTATAAAAAGATTCCGCAATGTTGTCTCTGATGCCTCTTCACAAGCCGTAATCGATTGCCTCAACGACTGCAAGGGGAATGCAGAACACGCCATCCAATATTTCTATGACGTTTACAGTCTAAAG AATGAAACTCCCCCAGAAAGTTTACCTGATGAGATCAAGGAAGAGCTCATGGCTTCATTCTCTTCGACCACTGGGGAGATTAGACAAGTTGCAAAAGTTTACCTGGAACAGTATGAGTGGAATCTAGTCGTAGCCGTCGACTCTTTCTTTAAACATAGTGACTCAGATAAACAAACATCTGCGTTAAATAACAGAGGTCCGCCTCTTCCCACGGAGACACAAAAGTCACTTGAAGAAGCTGGTGAAGGAGACGTCAGAGTGGCTGTACCTGGCATGGCGTCATCTCAAGTGGAT GATAAGGCTGTAGAGGAAGGTTCAAGCGCGGAGACAGTCCCTGATCCTTTTGCTAACCGAGACAGGACAACTGTGGACACTCAAGCTGCGCCAAGTACTATTATGATAACTATCAGATTGGCAGATGGGATTGGGACAACGCTGGAGCTTCCTTTTAGATCAAACCAAACCATAAGTGACATCCGCAATGCTATTGACCAGCGATATCCAGATAACGACAGGGGCTACAATTTGCAATCGATGGATGGAGTAGACTACATGGATTGGAATGTAACTGTATACAGAGTTACTAGGCATGATTCTAGAACTCTCATGCAGATCTACCCCTAG
- the LOC103867573 gene encoding receptor like protein 27 produces MTMYQSSSSLCYKEYHSSLKKFMTIIMSGLNLLFPFLSLFVIFTPSFTLVAGLSGCGPHHIQALVQFKNEFDSSGCNQTDYFNGVMCDNITGEVTKLQLPSGCFTGVLKTNSSLFGFNHLRYLNLSYNKFTSSSLSSGFGSLNKLEVLSLSSNGFIGQVPSSLSNLSRLTELYLDHNELTGGFPLVQNITSLSILNLSLNHFSGAIPSSLLTMPFLSYLNLDENHLTDPVEVRSSSTSSRLETLHLRKNPFEGKILDLISNFTTLKYLGLSFQNISYPINLKFFSSLKSLLRLDLSGNSVLETSISSDSDVPRNIEKLLLSSCDISKFPNFVRSLDKLEHIDISNNKIKGKVPDWLWNLPHLIRANLVNNAFTHLEGSNDVLTNSSLRILDLALNHFEGPVPTPPLSINLFSAWNNSFTGNIPLSVCNRSSLVILDLSYNNLSGPIPRCLSNLKDSLVVVNLRKNNLEGSIPDMLYNGSLLRTLDVGYNQLTGKLPRSLLNCSSLRFVSVDNNKIKDTFPFWLKALPGLQVLTLRSNKFYGPISLPGEVPLAFPKLRILEISDNNFTGSLPPNYFVNWKASSLETNDDGRIYMGDYNNAYYIYEDTMDLQYKGLFMEQGKVLTSYATIDFSGNRFEGQIPKSIGLLKALIALNLSNNGFTGHIPLSLENVTELESLDLSGNKLSGSIPKGLARLSFLAYISVAHNQLIGEIPQGPQFSGQAETSFEGNAGLCGLPLQGSCFAPPPTQQFEEEDEEEEEGVLNLKSVVTGYGLGLLFGLVIGHVIASYRPKWFVKIVGPDKHKEADPASLFDSLDSRWDSSSNKNNVESHM; encoded by the coding sequence ATGACGATGTACcaatcttcttcatctctttgCTATAAAGAATACCattcttctttaaaaaaattcatgacGATCATCATGTCGGGATTAAATCTgctttttccttttctctcaCTCTTTGTTATCTTTACTCCAAGCTTCACTCTTGTTGCTGGACTTTCTGGTTGTGGTCCCCACCATATTCAAGCACTTGTGCAATTTAAGAACGAGTTTGATTCCAGCGGTTGCAACCAAACTGACTACTTCAATGGAGTCATGTGCGATAACATTACGGGTGAGGTCACGAAGCTACAACTCCCAAGTGGCTGCTTCACTGGAGTTCTCAAAACCAACAGTAGTCTCTTTGGATTTAACCATCTTCGTTACCTCAATCTCTCTTACAACAAGTTTACCTCCTCTTCACTCTCGTCTGGATTCGGCAGTCTCAACAAGTTAGAGGTCTTGTCTCTTTCCTCTAATGGCTTCATAGGTCAAGTTCCTTCCTCATTAAGTAACTTGAGTCGGCTAACCGAGTTGTATCTTGACCATAACGAGCTCACAGGTGGTTTCCCACTCGTACAAAATATAACCAGCCTCTCCATTCTGAACCtatctcttaatcacttctctGGAGCCATCCCTTCCTCTCTTCTCACTATGCCTTTCTTGTCATATCTTAATCTCGATGAAAATCATCTCACCGATCCTGTTGAAGTTCGTAGCTCATCTACTTCTTCCCGGCTCGAAACTCTGCACCTTAGAAAAAACCCTTTCGAAGGAAAAATCCTAGACCTTATCTCAAACTTCACCACCCTTAAATATCTTGGCCTTTCTTTCCAAAACATAAGCTACCCAATTAACttaaaatttttttcttctctcaaATCTTTGTTGAGACTTGATCTTTCCGGTAATAGTGTATTGGAAACTAGTATAAGTTCAGATTCAGATGTCCCACGTAACATAGAGAAATTGCTCTTGTCAAGCTGTGACATCAGCAAGTTCCCAAACTTTGTACGGAGCCTTGATAAATTGGAACATATAGACATTTCCAATAATAAAATCAAAGGGAAAGTCCCTGACTGGCTTTGGAACCTTCCTCATCTGATCAGGGCCAATCTTGTCAACAATGCTTTCACTCATTTAGAAGGTTCAAATGACGTTTTAACGAATTCATCGTTGAGGATATTAGATTTGGCTTTAAACCATTTTGAAGGACCAGTTCCTACTCCACCACTCTCTATCAACCTCTTTTCTGCATGGAACAATAGTTTCACAGGAAACATACCTCTTTCAGTTTGCAACCGGAGCTCGCTGGTTATTCTTGATCTCTCCTACAACAACTTAAGCGGTCCGATTCCTCGATGTTTGAGTAACCTCAAAGACTCTCTCGTTGTCGTGAATCTCAGGAAGAACAACTTGGAAGGAAGTATTCCAGATATGCTCTACAATGGTTCGTTGCTGCGGACACTTGACGTAGGCTACAATCAATTAACTGGGAAGCTTCCAAGGTCTCTTCTGAATTGCTCTTCGCTAAGGTTTGTAAGTGTGGACAACAACAAAATCAAAGACACATTTCCCTTTTGGCTCAAGGCTTTGCCTGGTTTACAAGTCCTTACCCTTCGTTCAAACAAATTTTATGGCCCTATATCTCTTCCTGGTGAAGTTCCTCTTGCGTTTCCCAAGCTGCGCATACTTGAAATATCGGATAACAACTTTACAGGAAGCTTGCCACCAAATTACTTTGTGAATTGGAAAGCATCATCACTCGAGACGAATGATGATGGGAGAATCTATATGGGAGACTACAACAACGCTTATTATATCTACGAAGATACCATGGACTTGCAATACAAAGGTCTATTCATGGAGCAAGGAAAGGTCCTCACTTCCTATGCCACCATCGATTTTTCTGGAAACAGATTTGAAGGACAGATTCCTAAATCCATTGGTCTTTTGAAGGCACTGATTGCTCTCAACTTATCAAACAATGGATTTACAGGTCATATTCCTCTGTCTTTGGAAAATGTTACGGAGCTCGAGTCACTAGACCTGTCAGGAAATAAACTCTCGGGGTCTATTCCTAAAGGACTTGCGAGACTTTCATTTTTGGCGTACATAAGTGTGGCTCATAACCAGCTCATAGGCGAAATACCACAAGGACCACAGTTTAGTGGGCAAGCTGAAACATCATTTGAAGGAAATGCAGGTCTATGTGGTCTTCCTCTCCAAGGAAGTTGCTTTGCACCACCACCGACACAACAgtttgaggaagaagatgaagaagaagaggaaggtgTTTTAAACTTGAAATCAGTGGTTACAGGGTATGGACTTGGCTTGTTATTCGGATTGGTAATAGGACATGTTATTGCTTCATACAGGCCAAAGTGGTTTGTCAAGATAGTTGGTCCGGATAAGCACAAGGAAGCAGATCCAGCTAGCTTGTTTGACTCTCTGGATTCAAGATGGGACAGTTCTAGTAATAAGAATAATGTAGAAAGTCATATGTAA
- the LOC103867576 gene encoding receptor like protein 26, whose protein sequence is MSHPCLHLRLISVLLLCCILFASHVLMITALACRPDQIRALMQFKNEFESNGCNRSDYLNGVQCDNSTGAVTKLQLPSGCFTGVLKTNSSLFGFKHLRYLNISHNNFTSSSLPSEFNSLKRLEVLSLSSNGFIGQVPSSFSNLIHLTHLNLSHNELTGSFPLVKNLTKLSFLDLSYNQFSGTIPFDLLLTMPFLSHLDLKKNSLTGTFEVPNSSSYSRLVYLSLGQNQFEGKILEPISNFINLKHLDVSSLNTSYPIDLSIFSPLKSLLVLHLSRNRLLPASLNSSDIPLSLESLVMPRCDITEFPNILKTLQNLQHLDISSNMIKGKIPEWLWKLPHLSLVNLVNNSFTGFEGSSDVLLNSSVQLLDFAYNSMTGEFPLPPPNIIYLSAWNNSFTGTIPLQVCDRSSLTVLDLSYNKLTGPIPQCLSNLKIVNLRKNSLEGSIPDEFYSGAFTQTLDVGYNQLTGKLPRSLLNCSFLRFLSVDNNMIEDTFPFWLKDLPNLQVFTLRSNRFFGHLSPPDQGPLSFPELRILELSDNNFTGRLSQTFFVNWKASAIKVDEDGRIYMGDYKHAYYVYEDTMDLQYKGLFMEQGKVLTSYNTIDFSGNKLEGQIPESIGLLKALIALNLSNNAFTGHIPLSLANVTELESLDLSRNQLSGTIPRELGSLSFLAYISVAHNNLMGEIPQGPQFSGQAETSFEGNAGLCGLPLQGSCFAPPTQQPEEDDEEEEEVLNWKAVVIGYGPGLLSGLVIAHVIASYRPKWYLKIVGLDKPKEVKPVRFFASLDSRWDSYDNHVERESDT, encoded by the coding sequence ATGTCACACCCGTGTCTGCATTTGCGTCTGATCTCTGTACTCTTACTCTGCTGTATCCTCTTCGCTTCACACGTCTTAATGATCACTGCTCTTGCTTGTCGTCCCGACCAGATCCGGGCTCTCATGCAATTCAAGAACGAGTTCGAATCCAACGGTTGCAACCGTAGCGACTATCTCAACGGTGTCCAGTGCGATAACTCGACTGGTGCGGTCACGAAGCTACAACTCCCAAGTGGCTGCTTCACTGGAGTTCTCAAAACCAACAGTAGTCTCTTTGGCTTCAAACACCTTCGTTACCTCAACATCTCTCATAACAACTTCACGTCCTCTTCACTCCCTTCTGAATTCAACAGTCTCAAAAGATTAGAGGTTTTGTCTCTTTCCTCTAATGGTTTCATTGGCCAAGTTCCTTCCTCATTTAGTAACTTAATCCATCTCACCCATTTAAACCTTTCACACAACGAGCTCACTGGTAGTTTCCCACTTGTGAAAAATCTCACCAAGCTCTCGTTTCTAGACCTTTCTTACAATCAGTTCTCAGGAACCATACCTTTTGATTTACTTCTCACTATGCCCTTCTTGTCTCACCTTGATTTGAAAAAGAATAGTCTCACTGGTACATTTGAAGTTCCAaactcttcttcttattctagGCTAGTGTATTTGTCCCTCGGCCAAAACCAATTTGAAGGGAAAATCCTTGAGCCTATCTCAAACTTCATCAACCTCAAACATCTTGACGTTTCGTCCCTAAACACAAGCTACCCAATAGACTTAAgcatcttctctcctctcaaATCTTTGTTGGTGCTTCACCTTTCTAGAAACAGGTTATTACCAGCCAGTCTAAATTCTTCAGACATCCCATTGAGCTTAGAAAGCTTAGTCATGCCACGGTGTGACATTACCGAGTTCCCAAACATCTTAAAGACACTTCAAAACTTGCAACACCTAGACATTTCCAGCAACATGATCAAAGGAAAAATCCCTGAATGGCTTTGGAAGCTTCCTCATCTCAGCCTAGTGAACCTTGTGAACAATTCTTTCACCGGCTTCGAAGGCTCTTCAGATGTTTTACTTAATTCATCAGTTCAGTTACTAGATTTTGCATATAACTCCATGACAGGAGAGTTTCCTCTTCCACCACCTAATATCATCTACTTGTCAGCGTGGAACAATAGCTTCACAGGGACCATACCTCTCCAAGTTTGCGACCGAAGCTCTCTCACCGTTCTTGATCTGTCCTACAACAAACTCACCGGTCCAATACCTCAATGTTTGAGTAACTTAAAGATAGTGAACCTCAGGAAGAACAGCTTGGAAGGAAGTATACCTGATGAGTTCTATAGCGGCGCTTTCACACAAACACTTGACGTTGGCTACAATCAACTAACCGGGAAGCTTCCAAGATCGCTTTTAAATTGCTCATTTTTGAGGTTTCTAAGCGTTGACAACAACATGATCGAAGACACTTTTCCTTTCTGGCTCAAGGATTTACCAAACTTGCAAGTCTTTACCCTCCGTTCAAACAGATTCTTTGGCCATCTCTCTCCTCCTGATCAAGGTCCACTCTCGTTTCCCGAGCTGCGGATACTTGAGTTATCGGATAATAACTTTACTGGAAGATTGTCACAAACTTTCTTTGTTAACTGGAAAGCATCAGCGATCAAGGTAGATGAAGATGGGCGGATTTATATGGGAGACTACAAGCATGCTTATTATGTCTATGAAGATACTATGGATTTGCAATACAAAGGTCTATTCATGGAGCAAGGGAAGGTTCTTACTTCATACAACACCATTGATTTCTCTGGAAACAAACTTGAAGGACAGATTCCTGAATCTATTGGTCTTTTGAAGGCATTGATTGCGCTCAACTTATCGAATAACGCCTTCACAGGCCACATTCCTCTGTCTTTAGCAAATGTTACGGAGCTGGAGTCGCTAGACCTATCAAGAAACCAACTCTCAGGGACTATTCCTAGGGAACTTGGAAGCCTCTCGTTTTTGGCGTACATAAGTGTGGCTCATAACAACCTCATGGGTGAAATACCACAAGGACCACAGTTTAGTGGGCAAGCTGAAACATCATTTGAAGGGAATGCAGGTCTGTGTGGTCTTCCTCTCCAAGGAAGTTGCTTTGCGCCACCGACACAACAGCctgaggaagatgatgaagaagaggaagaagtctTGAACTGGAAAGCAGTGGTTATAGGGTATGGGCCTGGATTGTTATCTGGATTGGTAATAGCACATGTTATTGCTTCATACAGGCCAAAGTGGTATCTCAAGATAGTTGGTCTGGATAAGCCTAAGGAAGTAAAACCAGTTAGATTCTTTGCGTCTTTGGATTCAAGATGGGACAGTTATGATAATCATGTAGAACGTGAAAGTGATACGTAA
- the LOC103867572 gene encoding receptor like protein 27, translating into MTTIMSGLHLLLRFISLFVIFTSSFTLVVGLSGCHPDQIQALKQFKNEFDSRNCNQTDYLNGVQCDNATGAVTELQLPSGCLTGVLKPNSSLFHLRHLRHLNLSHNNFTSSSLPSEFSNLSRLEVLSLSSNSFIGQVPSLFSKLTWLNQLDLSHNQLTGSFQLVQNLTKLSILDLSYNHFSGAIPSSLLALPFLTRLDLSENYLTGSIEVLNSSSSLRHLSLSHNHFEGQILEPISNLITLKFLDISFLNISYPIDIKIFSSLKSLLKLVLSGNSISSTSLGSDSDVPLSLEKLGLSGCNIREFPNFLKSLHNLEYIDISNNKILGKVPEWLWSLPRLSTVTLLNNSFTGFEGSTEVLVNSSVRILDLALNHFKGPFPNPPNSLTVLSAWNNSFTGSIPLEICNQSKLALLDLSYNNFSGSIPRCLSNLQNSLIVVNLRKNNLEGSLPDNCHDGALLRTLDVGFNKLTGKLPRSLLNCSSLKFLSVDNNNIKDTFPFWLKGLPNLQAFTLRSNRFYGPISPPGQGPLEFPELRILEIADNKFTGSLPQDYFVNWKVMTEDGSLYMGDYNEIPGYIYEDTIDLQYKGLFMEQGKVLTSYATIDFSGNRLEGQIPESIGLLKTLIALNLSNNAFTGHIPLSLENVTELESLDLSRNQLSGTIPRGLGSLSFLAYISVAHNQLKGVIPQATQITGQPKSSFEGNVGLCGLPLEQSCFAPPTRQPKEEDEEEDEGLLNWKALVIGYGPGLLFGLLLAHVIASYRPKWFVKIVGPDKHMETDPVTLFMSMDSRWDSFNNKKSVESTM; encoded by the coding sequence ATGACGACCATCATGTCCGGATTACATCTGCTTTTGCGTTTTATCTCACTCTTTGTCATCTTTACTTCAAGCTTCACTCTTGTTGTTGGACTTTCCGGTTGCCATCCCGACCAGATTCAAGCACTTAAGCAGTTCAAGAACGAGTTTGATTCCAGAAACTGCAACCAAACTGATTACCTTAATGGAGTTCAGTGCGACAACGCCACTGGTGCCGTCACCGAGCTACAACTCCCAAGTGGCTGCCTCACTGGAGTTCTCAAGCCAAACAGTAGCCTCTTCCATTTGCGTCATCTTCGTCACCTAAATCTCTCTCACAACAACTTCACTTCCTCTTCACTCCCTTCCGAGTTCAGCAACCTCAGCAGATTAGAGGTTTTGTCTCTTTCCTCTAATAGCTTCATAGGTCAGGTTCCTTCCTTATTTAGCAAGCTAACATGGCTAAACCAGTTGGATCTCTCACATAACCAGCTCACTGGTAGTTTCCAACTTGTCCAGAACCTCACCAAGCTTTCTATTTTAGACCTTTCTTATAATCACTTCTCTGGAGCCattccttcttctcttctcgctCTGCCTTTCTTGACACGTCTTGATCTCAGTGAAAACTATCTCACTGGCTCCATCGAAGTTCttaactcttcttcttcactaaGGCACTTGTCACTTTCCCATAACCATTTCGAAGGGCAAATACTAGAGCCTATCTCAAATCTTATAACCCTCAAGTTTCTTGACATTTCTTTCCTAAACATAAGCTACCCAATTGACATTAAAATCTTCTCCTCTCTCAAATCTTTGTTGAAACTTGTTCTTTCCGGTAATAGTATATCATCAACTAGTTTAGGTTCAGATTCAGATGTCCCACTGAGCCTAGAGAAGTTAGGTTTGTCTGGCTGCAACATCAGAGAGTTTCCAAACTTCTTAAAGAGCCTTCACAACTTAGAGTATATAGACATTTCCAACAATAAAATCTTAGGGAAAGTTCCAGAGTGGTTGTGGAGCCTTCCTCGTTTGAGCACAGTAACTCTTCTTAATAACTCTTTCACAGGTTTTGAAGGTTCAACCGAAGTTTTAGTGAATTCATCTGTTAGGATTTTGGATTTGGCCTTAAACCATTTTAAAGGACCATTTCCTAATCCACCAAACTCTCTCACTGTCTTATCTGCATGGAACAATAGTTTCACAGGGAGCATACCTCTTGAAATCTGCAACCAAAGCAAGCTTGCTCTTCTTGATCTCTCTTACAACAACTTCTCCGGTTCAATTCCTCGATGCCTGAGTAATCTACAAAACTCTCTCATTGTTGTGAATCTCCGGAAGAACAACTTGgaaggaagtcttccagacaaTTGCCATGATGGTGCCTTGCTTCGGACACTTGATGTTGGTTTCAATAAACTAACAGGGAAGCTTCCGAGGTCTCTTCTGAATTGCTCTTCTCTAAAGTTTCTAAGCGTtgacaacaacaacatcaaagACACGTTTCCTTTCTGGCTCAAGGGTTTGCCTAATTTGCAAGCCTTTACTCTCCGCTCAAACAGATTCTACGGTCCTATATCCCCTCCTGGTCAAGGTCCTCTAGAGTTTCCGGAGCTACGCATACTTGAAATAGCAGATAACAAATTTACAGGAAGCTTGCCCCAAGATTACTTTGTGAACTGGAAAGTTATGACTGAAGATGGGAGTTTGTATATGGGAGACTACAACGAAATTCCTGGCTATATCTATGAAGATACCATAGATCTTCAATACAAAGGTCTATTCATGGAGCAAGGGAAGGTTCTTACCTCATATGCCACCATTGACTTTTCTGGAAACAGACTTGAAGGACAGATTCCTGAATCTATAGGCCTCTTGAAGACATTGATTGCACTTAACTTATCAAACAACGCTTTCACGGGACATATTCCTCTGTCTTTGGAAAATGTTACGGAGCTTGAGTCACTAGACCTGTCAAGAAACCAACTATCAGGGACTATTCCTCGGGGACTCGGGAGCCTTTCCTTTTTGGCGTACATAAGTGTGGCTCATAACCAACTCAAAGGTGTAATACCACAAGCAACACAAATTACTGGGCAGCCTAAATCTTCCTTCGAAGGGAATGTGGGTCTTTGTGGTCTTCCTTTAGAGCAAAGTTGCTTTGCGCCACCAACACGACAACCaaaggaagaagacgaagaagaagatgaaggatTATTAAACTGGAAAGCTTTGGTCATAGGGTATGGACCTGGATTATTGTTTGGATTGTTATTAGCTCACGTTATTGCTTCATATAGGCCAAAGTGGTTCGTCAAGATAGTTGGTCCGGATAAGCACATGGAAACAGATCCAGTTACATTGTTTATGTCTATGGATTCAAGATGGGACAGTTTTAATAATAAGAAGAGTGTAGAAAGTACTATGTAA
- the LOC103867577 gene encoding ATP synthase subunit gamma, mitochondrial — MAMAVFRREGRRLLPSIAARPIAAAPSPISSDREEGPLGVRSISTQVVRNRMKSVKNIQKITKAMKMVAASKLRAVQGRAENSRGLWQPFTALLGDNPSIDVKKSVVVTLSSDKGLCGGINSTVVKVSRALYKLNAGPEKDVKFVIVGEKAKAIMFRDSKNDISLTVTELNKNPLNYAQVSVLADDILKNVEFDALRIVYNKFHSVVAFLPTVATVLSPEIIEKESEVGGKLGELDSYEIEGGETKGEILQNLAEFQFSCVMFNAVLENACSEMGARMSAMDSSSRNAGEMLDRLTLTYNRTRQASITTELIEIISGASALEAAK; from the exons ATGGCAATGGCTGTTTTCCGTCGCGAAGGGAGGCGTCTCCTCCCTTCAATCGCCGCTCGCCCAATCGCTGCCGCCCCATCTCCCATCTCTTCTGACCG GGAGGAGGGACCTCTTGGAGTTCGATCCATCTCGACTCAAGTGG TGCGTAACCGGATGAAGAGTGTTAAGAACATCCAGAAGATCACAAAGGCCATGAAGATGGTTGCTGCTTCTAAGCTTAGAGCTGTTCAGGGCAGAGCTGAGAACTCTCGTGGTCTTTGGCAGCCATTTACTGCTCTTCTTGGAGATAATCCCA GCATTGATGTAAAGAAGAGTGTGGTGGTGACTCTCTCTTCTGACAAGGGTCTCTGTGGTGGAATTAACTCCACTGTTGTTAAAGTGAGCAGGGCTCTTTACAAATTGAACGCTG GTCCTGAAAAGGACGTGAAGTTTGTTATTGTTGGAGAGAAAGCGAAAGCTATCATGTTTCGTGACTCAAAGAACGACATCTCCCTTACTGTAACAGAGCTGAACAAGAATCCACTCAATTATGCTCAG GTCTCAGTTCTAGCTGATGACATCCTGAAAAACGTTGAGTTTGATGCTTTGCGCATTGTCTACAACAAGTTCCACTCCGTTGTCGCATTTCTACCAACTGTGGCTACTGTTTTGTCACCAGAG ATTATTGAGAAGGAATCTGAAGTTGGAGGAAAACTCGGTGAGCTCGACTCATACGAGATTGAAGGTGGTGAAACCAAGGGAGAAATTCTCCAGAATCTGGCCGAGTTTCAGTTCTCTTGTGTGATGTTCAACGCGGTGCTGGAGAATGCGTGTAGTGAGATGGGAGCGAGGATGTCTGCAATGGACAGCTCAAGCAGAAACGCAGGAGAAATGCTTGACCGTCTCACCCTCACTTACAACAGGACTCGTCAAGCTTCTATCACAACCGAGCTTATCGAGATTATCTCTggagcttctgcacttgaagcCGCTAAATAA